From the genome of Streptomyces sp. JH34:
GACGACGACGTCGCCGATCAGCGAGTTGTCGAAGAGCCAGGCGGCGGGCGTCTTGCCGTCCCAGCCGCCGCGCACGTCCCGCAGGCCGACGCAGCCGTGGCTGGTGTTGGTCGTGCCGAAGATGCCCGAGCCGCCCCAGTAGTTGCCGTGGATGAAGGTGCCCGAGGTGGACAGGCGCATCGCGTGCGGCACGTCCTTGATGTCGTACTCACCGCCGAAACCGACCGTGTCGCCGTTCATCCGGGTCACCTTGAGCTTCTCGCTGATGACCATCTTGCCGTTGTACGTGGTCGTGGCCGGGGCGCCCGCGGAGATCGGTATGTCCTTGATCTGCTTGCCGTCCCGGACCACCTTCATCCGGTGGGAGCTCGCGTCGACGGTGGAGACCTGGCTGCGGCCGATGGTGAACTTCACGGTCTTGGCCTGCTTGCCGTAGACCCCGGGCCGCCCCTCGACACCGTCGAGGTCGAGGCGCAGGGTCACCTTCGTGCCCGCGGCCCAGTAGTCCTCGGGGCGGAAGTCGAGGCGGTCGTTGCCGAACCAGTGGGGCTCGATCCGCACGGCGGGCTCCGCCGTCACGCTGATCGCCTTCTCCACGGCGCCCGGGTCGGTGATGCCCCGGGTGAAGTGGATCGACACCGGCATGCCCACGCCGACGGTCGAACCGTCCTCGGGCGTGTACTGGCCGATGAAGGTGTTCTCCGGGACCAGCGTCGTGAAGGTGGTGTCCTTCGCGGACTCGCGGCCCTCGGCGTCCTTGGCGACCGCGTGGACGGCGTACTTGGTCGCGGCGGCCAGGTGCCGGTCCGGGACCCAGCTGAGGCCGTCCCCGGCTATCTTGCCCTCGACCTCCTTGCCCTTGGGGTCGGCGACCTTCACCGTGCTCAGCTTGCCCTGGGCCGCCGAGACCTTCAGCGCCCCGCTGGTCGCGACGTCGTCGGCGCCGTCCTTGGGCGCGATGGTCACCACCGCCTGCGAGGCGGTGGTGTCGTCGGCCTTCGCGTCCGCCTGCTTCCCGTCCTTCTCGGCGGCGGCTCCGCTACCGCCGCAGGCGGTCACCAGCAACAGCAGCGCGCCCAGTACGAGTGCGAGGAGGCCATGGGCTCCCCGCCCACGCCGTTCCCCGCCCGCTCCGGCCAATGCCCCCGATATCGGCTGCCCGTTCAAAGTGGTCGTCTCCCCTCGCACGGCCTGGCCCCGCCATGGCCCGCACCCCCGCGCCGTACATGCACGCTCGGCGCAAGACAATCACACCGCGCGTGGGGAGAACTTCCCCGGAATGTCACCGTTCCGTCCCAACTCGCCCCGCGTGCCCGCCGAGTGGCCCCGGAGCACATGCTTCCGGGGCCTTCCCAGGTCACACGGGGGTCAACGCAGGGCCGAGCCCGCCTTCCACCGGGGCCAGCCGAGGTTCCATCCGCCGAGGCCGTTGTCGGGGGCGACGGTCCGGTCGGTGGAGTTGACCACCTCGACCACGTCACCCACGAGCGTCCGCTCGAAGAACCAGCCGGCCGGGGTGTCCGAGCTGCCGCCCTTCACGTCGCGCAGCCCGATGCAGCCGTGGCTGGTGTTCTCGGAGCCGAAGATCTCCGGGTCCTCCCAGTAGTTGCCGTGCAGGAAGGTGCCCGACTTGGTCAGCCGGATGGCGTGGGGCACGTCCTTGATGTCGTACTCACCGCCGAATCCGACCGTGTCGCCGTTCATCCGGGTCACCTCGTGCAGCTCGGACACCACCATCTTCCCGTTGTAGGAGGTCGTCCTCGCGGCGCCCGCGGTGATCGGCACCGTGCTGACGACCTCGCCGTCGCGGCGTACCTCCATGGTGTGCTCCCGGGCGTCCACGACGGACGTCTGGGAGCGGCCGACCGTGAAGGTCACCTTCTTCCGCTGGCTGCCGTACACCCCCGGCGCGCCCTCCACGTCACGCAGGCCCACGTCGACCGTGACCCGGGTGCCCGGCTCCCAGTAGGAGGCGGGCCGGAAGTCGAGCCGGTCCTTGCCGAACCAGTGACCGGCCACCTCGACCTCGGGGTCCGTGGTGATCCTGATGGCCTTCTCCACCGCCGCGCGATGGGTGACGGGCCGGTTGAAGTCGAAGGAGACGATCATCCCGGTGCCGACGGTGGACCGGTTCTCCGGTTTGAAGTAGCCGATGAAGCGGTCCTCGGGGACCAGGGTGGTGAACGAGGTGCTGCGTGCGGAGCGGTGGCCGTCACCGTCGACCGCGACGGCGTCCACGGTGTACTTGCCGGCCAGCCCGAGCCGGTATCCCTCCTCCCGGGGTGCCCACGAACGGCCGTCCTCGGCGATCCGGCCCGGCACCTCCCGGTGTTCCGCGTCCTGAGTCCTGATCACCTTCACCCGCTCGAGCCGCCCGTCGGGGACGGTCACCTCGAGCCGGCTGTCCGCGCCGACGTCCTCGGCCCCGTCCCTGGGAACGATCCGGATCGCGTCCCCGGGCGAGCGGTCGTCCCCGAAGAACGGCGTCCCGCCGCTGCAGCCCGTCAGTACGGCCAGCACGGTGAACAGTCCTGCCCATGTCAGCACGGCGGTCGAACCGGCGCGTGCTCTCTTCGCTACGTGGTTCACGCTCCCCCCAACGACGCCGCCGCCCGGGGGAAACGTGAGTGCGGGGCCGCCGGTGGGCAGAACAGAGGGGAGGACACCGCCAGGAAGGGCGCGGCCGGGACGCCGCGCACTCCTTCTGCGGGTGGCCGCTCCTACGAGCCGCAGGAGGCTGAGAGGTGTCGAGCACAGCCGAGCAGGAGGAAACGCCGCCCACGACGGGGAGGGTGGCGAAGGTCCGAGCGGTCCCCGGGACCGAAGCGGACAGACCACCCGTATGGCCGGGTGCCCCGATGCCGTTGGGAGCCCGCTTCCGGGTCGGACCGGACGGTGTGGCGGGCACCAACTTCGCCCTCTGGGCGGGCGGGGCCGAGGCCGTCGAGCTCTGCCTCTTCGACGAGCGGGGTGCCGAGACCCAGCTCCCGCTGACCGAGCTGACCCATGAGATCTGGCACGGCTTCGTCCCCGGGGTGGGGGCGGGGCAGCGCTACGGCTACCGCGTGCACGGCCGCTGGGACCCCTGGACCGGCGCCCGCTGGAACTCCGCGAAGCTGCTCCTCGACCCCTACGCCCGTGCGGTGGACGGCTCCTTCACCCTGCCGCCCGAGGTGTACGGCCATGTGAGGGACTGGCCCGAGCAGCACGTCGCCGACACCGTGCGGGACGACCGGGACTCGGCGCCGTACGTCCCCAAGGCGGTCGTCGTGCACGACGACGACGACTGGGCGGAGGACCGCAGGCCCAAGACCCCGTGGGCGGACTCGGTCATCTACGAACTGCACGTGCGCGGCTTCACCAAGCTCCACCCGGACATCCCGCCCGAGCTGCGCGGCACCTACGCCGGACTCGCCCACCCCGCCGCGATCGGCCACCTCCGCCGTCTCGGCGTGACCGCCGTCGAGCTGCTCCCGGTCCACCAGTTCGCCCACGAGGACCATCTGCTGCGGCGCGGGCTGCACAACTACTGGGGCTACAACTCGATCGGTTACTTCGCCCCGCACGCGGACTACGCGGCGAGCGGCACGGCCGGCGGGCAGGTCGGCGAGTTCAAGCAGATGGTGCGCGCCCTGCACGACGCCGGGATCGAGGTCATCCTCGACGTGGTCTACAACCACACGGCGGAGGCCGGCGAGCTCGGCCCGATGCTGTCCCTGCGCGGCATCGACAACCGGGGGTACTACCGGCTGCAGCAGGACGCGCGCCGTTACGCGGACTACACCGGCTGCGGCAACACCCTGCACGTGGTGCAGCCGCAGGTCCTGCGGCTGATCACGGACTCCCTGCGCTACTGGGTGACGGAGATGGGGGTCGACGGCTTCCGTTTCGACCTGGCGGCGGCGCTCGCCCGGTCGATGCACGACGTGGACATGCTCTCCCCCTTCCTCGCGGTGATCGCCCAGGACCCCGTACTGCGCCGCGTGAAGCTGATCGCCGAACCGTGGGACGTCGGCAACGGCGGTTACCAGGTCGGCGCGTTCCCGCCGCTGTGGACCGAGTGGAACGACCGCTACCGGGACGCCGTACGCGACTTCTGGCGCGGCGCCCTGCCCGACGTACGCGACATCGGCTACCGGCTCACCGGGTCGAGCGACCTGTACGCCTGGGGTGGCCGGCGGCCGTACGCGTCGGTCAACTTCGTCACCGCGCACGACGGTTTCACCCTGCGCGACCTGGTGAGCTACGAGAACAAGCACAACGAGGCCAACGGTGAGGGCAACCGTGACGGCACGAACGACAACCGCGCCTGGAACGGCGGCGCCGAGGGCGAGACCGACGATCCGGACGTCAACGCCCTGCGCCGCAGGCAGCTGCGCAACCTGCTGACCACCCTGCTCCTGTCGACGGGGGTGCCGATGCTGGTGGCGGGCGACGAGATGGGGCGCACGCAGGGCGGCAACAACAACGCGTACTGCCAGGACAACGAGGTCAGCTGGCTGGACTGGTCGCTGCTGGAGGATCCCGGGTGGCGGGAACTGACGGAGCTGACCGCCCGGGTGCTGGCCCTGCGCCACCGTCACCCGGTGCTGCGCCGCCGCGCCTTCTTCGCCGGGACGCCGCAGGCCCCGGACGGCCTGCGGGACCTGGCGTGGTTCACCGCGCAGGGTACGGAGATGACGGAGGGCGACTGGTACGCGCCGGCGGCGACGCTCGGTCTCTACCTGTCCGGGCGCGACATCCCCGGCAGGGACGCGCGGGGCGGGCAGATCACCGACGACAGCTTCCTCGCGGTCCTGCACGCGGACCACCGGTCCTGCGACTTCCGGCTCCCGGGCCCGCCCTGGGCCCGGTCCTACGAACTGGTGCTGGACACCTCGCGCGAGGACCAGTCGACGGCTCCCGGCTCCCTCCACCGGGGCGGCACGGCACTGACCGTGGAGGGCAGGGCGGTGCTGCTGCTGCGCGTGGCGGAGTGAGGGACCGGCTCAGCCGAGGATGCCGCGCTCGTAGGCGACGGCGACGGCCGCGGCGCGGTCCTTCGCACCCAGCTTGGCGAAGACATGGGTGAGGTGCGTCTTCACGGTCGCCTCGCTGATGAACAGCTCGGCGGCGATCTCACGGTTCGACGTGCCGCGGGCGACGAGCCGGAGCACCTCGCACTCGCGGGCGGACAGCGACTCGTGGCCGGGTGCGGCCGGGGTGCGTACCCGGGAGACGAGACGGGAGGCGACGGCGGGCGACAGCACGGTCCGTCCGTCGGCGGCGGCGCGCACGGCGGTGAAGAGCTCGTCGCGCGGCGCGTCCTTGAGCAGATAGCCCGTCGCGCCCGCCTCGATTGCGGGCAGGGTGTCGGAGTCGGTGTCGTAGGTGGTGAGGACCAGCACCTGGGAGCGGGAGCCGCGCCGGGTCAGTTCGGCGATCGCGGCCACGCCCCCGCCGCCGGGCATGCGAAGGTCCATCAGGACGACGTCGGGGTCCAGATCGGCCGTCAGCTCCACGGCGGCCACCCCGTCCGCCGCCTCCCCGAGCACCATGAAGCCGGGCGCCGAGGCGAACATGCCGCGCAGACCGTCGCGTACGACGGGATGGTCGTCGACGAGGACGAGGGTGATGACGCGCGCGGCGTCCGGTGCATGGGTCATGTCGTGCCTCACGCTAGCGTCCGTCATCCGAGGCGGACCAGGGGTACCCGGGCCGAGACCGCGGTGCCCAGTCCCGGGCCCGTCTCCACGGTGACCGTACCGGCGATCCGTTCCGCGCGTGCCCGCATCCCGCCCAGTCCGAAGCCGCCCCTGCCGCTGTACGGCGGGAGCCCGGCCGGGTCGAAGCCGCAGCCGTCGTCACGTACGTCCAGGGTGATCTCGTCGCCCATGTAGGAGAGCGTGACGCCCGCCCGGCTCGCGCCGGCGTGCCGGGCCGCGTTGGACAGGGACTCCTCGGCGATCCGGAGCAGCGTGGCCCCGACCTCGTCGTGGAGCGGTTCGACCGTCCCGGTCACGGTGAGGTCCGCGCGTACGCCGGTGCGTTCCGCCCAGCCGGTGACCGTCTTGCCGAGCGCCCCGGGCAGGTCGTCGTGTTCCAGGGCGGCGGGCACCAGGTTGCGCACCGACCGGCGCGCCTCGCCCAGACTGTGCCGGGCCAGCCCCGCCGCGCGGTCGAGGTGCTCACGGGCCAGCGCCGGGTCGGCGGTCGAGGTGGCGGCCTGGAGCTGGGCGATGATCCCGGTCAGGCCCTGGGCGATGGTGTCGTGGATCTCGGCGGCCAGCCGGCGGCGCTCGTCGGCGATCCCGGCCTCCCGGGCGTGGAGGAGCAGCTGGGCGTGCAGGGTGGCGTTCTCGGCCAGGGCCTGTTCCAGACGGGAGTTGGCGAGTTCCAGCTCGGAGATGGTCTCGGTCTGCCGTCGCGTCCTCTCCTCCTCGCGGGCGCTGAGGCTGCCGAAGAGGAGGGTGAGGAAGGCGTGCAGGAGGAACAGCGCTCCGAAGGCCACCCAGTTGGCGGGAGAGGCGGGCGGCATCCCGCTGCCGCTCTGCGAACCGGCCATGATCACAGCGGTGCACAGCAGGCCGGGGCGCACGAGTCGTCGAGGGAGCAGGTGTCCGACGTCGAAGTAGCCCACGATGGCGTAGACGGAAAAGAACGGGTTGTACCAGCAGAGGGCGAAGGCGATCAGCGTCCGCAGGACGTAGTAGCCCTGGGCCGGGCGCGATCCCGCGGGGGCGCCGGGCTCTCTCCGGCCCCACCACAGCTGGAGCGCGAGGGCCGCGAGGACCAGGAGCCCCGTCACGTACGTCTCGCCGCGGGACATCCCGATGACGCCCGAGGACAGCGCCGCCATCAGGACGGCGATGCCGAGCAGCGTGTACGGGCCGTACCGGAAGAACTGTGCCCAGCGCTGCTCCACCGTCATACCGCTGCTCATGCCGCCGCTCCCCCGCTCCGCCCGTGCTCCAGTCTCCCCCGGCGTGGCGCGCGGGTCACTCCCAGCGGAAGAGCCGGGTCGAGGCAGTCCCCAGCACGGCGGTCCACACCAGCACGACCGCGAGGTGCGCGGCGCCCGGCCAGTGGCCCGAGGCCGCCTGGTCGAGGGCCTGGGAGGCCGCGCCGAAGGGGGTGAACTCGACGATACGGCGGAGCAGGCCGGGCATGGTCTGGACGGGCACCCAGACGCCGGCGGTGAACATCATCAGGAGGTACGCCACCGATCCGAGGGCGGTCGCGACCTTGGACGTCCGGGACAGGGCGCAGATGGTGGCGCCGAGGGCGAGGACGCAGGCCATGGCGAGGAGGAGGGCCAGCAGGTACCCGGCGGCCTGTTCCGGCAGCCGCACGCCGAAGGCGGCCCTGCCGATCGCGACGACGAGTACCGCGGATCCCAGGGAGGCCGCGCCGTGCAGCACGATCTGCGCGGCGAGCAGGGCCGAGGGACGCACCGGCGTAGCCGACATCCGGCGCAGGATGCCGCGTTCGCGGTACCCGGTGAGGACCGGCGGCATGGCCTGGAGCCCGGCCATGATCATGGCCAGCAGGACGGCCACCGGGACGTACAGGTCGATGACGCTGCGGCCGCCGAGGGCGTCGTCGGCCTTCCGGAAGGACGGGATCAGACCGAGGATCGTCATCAGGGCGGTCGGGAAGACGAGGACCCAGAACAGGCTGCCGGGTTCCCTCAGGAACAGCCGGGTCTCCGTCCTGAGGACGGCGGCGAGCGGAGCCGGCCGGGACGGGGCCGTGGTGGTGGTCGTGGTCATGAGGTCTGCTCCGTGAGATCGAGGAAGACGTCGTCCAGGCCGGCCTCGGTGACGCGCAGCTGCCGGGCGGTGATGTGGTGGCGGGCGAGGAGTGTGATCACGGCGTTCGCGGTCTCGTCGGTGCCCTGGATGACCACCCGGCCGCCGGGTCCGCCCACCTCGACGGAGACCGCGCCGGGCAGTGCACCGAGTTCCGCGTGCGCGAGCGGCTCGGAGGGGGTGAAGGAGATGGCCGTCGGTCCCGGCGCCCCGCCGATCAGTCCGCCGGGGGTGTCGAGTGCGACGATCCGGCCCTTGTCGATCACCGCGATCCGGTCGCAGAGCCGCTGGGCCTCCTCCATGAAGTGGGTGACCAGCAGGACGGTCACCCCGCTGTCCCGGATCTCCTCGATGAGCCGCCAGGTGTCGCGGCGGGCCCGCGGGTCGAGACCGGTGGTGAGTTCGTCCAGCACGACCACTCGCGGATTGCCGATCAGCGCGAGCGCGATGAAGAGGCGCTGCTTCTGGCCGCCGGACAGCTGGGCGAAGCGGCGGTCGAGGTGACCGTCCAGCCCGAGCCGTTCGGCGAGCGCACACCGGTCGGCGGGGTGTGGGTAGAAGGCGCTGTAGAGCTCCAGTGCCTCGCGCACGGTCAGCTTGGGCTGGAGCTCGCTCTCCTGGAGCTGGGCACCCAGGAGTTGCGTGACCTGGTGGCGGTCGGCGGCGGGATCGAGCCCGGCGACCCGGACGGTGCCGGCGTCGGGGATCCGCAGCCCTTCGACGCATTCGACGGTGGTGGTCTTGCCGGCTCCGTTGGGGCCGAGGATTCCGAAGATCTCCCCCTCGTCGACGGTGAAGCTCACCCCGTCGACCGCGGGGCGGCCGCCGTAGGCCTTGCGCACCCCGCGTACTTCGATGATTGCCATGCCTTCGAGGATTCCGCCCCGGGGCGGGCTCCGGTATCCGCCGTCCCGCTCGGACCGGCATCGTCCGATCGGTTGACAGGGCTGTGCGACCCACGGGGTGTGCCCGGAAAACCACATGAGCGATGTCAGTGGTGAACCATAGGCTCGGTCCTGATGCCCGAAAAACCTGCAGAGCCCACGGACCGGTCCGCCGTGCGCTCCCTCCTGCGTCTGTGGCCCTATGTCAGACCGGTGCGTGCGCGCTGGATCAGCGCCGCCCTCGTGGCGGTTCTCGCGTCCAGCCTCGCCCTGGTGATCCCGCTGGTACTGAAGTGGATGGTCGACGGCCCCGTGGCGGACCGCGATCCGGGCGGGGTGTGGCTGGGTGCGCTCTGGCTGCTGTTGCTGGGGATCGCCGAGGCCGGGCTGTTCGGCCTGCGCCGATGGCTGGTGGCCCGGCCGCTGGCGGGTGTGGAGGCGTCGATGCGCGCCGACCTCTACCGCCATCTGCAGCGGCTGCCGGTGGCCTTCCACGACCGCTGGCCCTCGGGGCAGTTGCTCTCTCGCGGTACCACGGATCTGATGCTGCTGCGGATGTTCCTCGCCTTCCCGCTGACGTTCCTGCTGGTCAACGGCACGACGATTCTGGTCGGCTTCGTCATCCTGTTCGCGCAGGAGTGGTCACTGGGACTGGTGCTGCTCGCACCCGCCGTCCCGCTGATGGTCCTGTGCTCCCTCTTCGAGACGAAGTACTCGCTGGTGGCGCGCAGGGCCCAGGACCAGGTCGGCGATCTGACGACGGTCGTCGAGGAGAGCGTGCTGGGCATCCGTGTCGTCAAGGGATTCGGCCGCAACCGCAGCCAGGCGCTCGCCTTCCGGGCACTCGCGCAGCGGCTGCGCGGAACGGAGCTGGGCAAGGCCCGGCTGCTCGCGGGGATCTGGGCGCTGGTCACCGCCATCCCGGAGCTGGCGATCGGGGCCGCGTTGGTGCTCGGCACGATCGAGGTCGCGGACGGCACCCTGTCGGCGGGCACGCTCGTGGCGTTCCTCTCGACGGCGCTGGCGTTGCGCTGGCCGGTCGACTCGATCGGCTTCCTGCTCGCGATGAGCCAGGAGGCGGCGACGGCCGCCGACCGCTTCTTCGAGGTGATGGACGTCGAGGAGGAGCCGGAGCCCGAGGCGCCGGGAGTGACCGCCGGGACACCGGAACGGGGCATCGTCTTCGAAGGGGTGGAGTTCAGGTATCCCGACGCCGAACCGGGCTCACCGCCCGTCCTCGGCCGGATCGACCTGCGGATCCGGCCCGGCGAGACGATGGCGCTGGTGGGCGCCACGGGTTCCGGCAAGACGACGCTGACGGCTCTCGTGCCCCGGCTGCACGACGTCACGTCCGGCCGGATCCTGCTGGACGGCGAGGACATCGCCACCATGGCCCGGCCGCGGCTGCGCGAGCTCGTCTCCGTCGCCTTCGAGGAACCCACCCTCTTCTCGGCGACCGTCGGGGAGAACGTGCTGATGGGGGCGGAGGGGGCCGGCGAACAGGAGTTGCGCCAGGCCCTGTCCGTCGCCCAGGCCGACTTCGTGCACGACCTGCCGCAGGGCATCGGCACCCAGGTCGGGGAGCAGGGACTGAGCCTCTCCGGCGGACAGCGGCAGCGCCTCGCACTGGCCCGCGCCGTCGTCGGTGGCCCGCGGTTCCTGGTGCTCGACGACCCGCTCTCCGCCCTGGACGTGCACACCGAGGCACTGGTGGAGGCCGCGCTGCGGCGCGTGCTGGAGGGGACGACGGCCGTGGTCGTCGCCCACCGGCCGTCGACGGTGATGCTGGCGGACCGGGTGGCCCTGTTGTCCGACGGGCGGATCAGCGCGGTCGGCACCCATCAGGAACTCCTGCGCACCAGCCCCGAGTACGCCTGGCTGATGTCCGGCGCCCATGACACCGCCACCGGTGTCCTCGTCCCCGAGGAGGGCAGCTCCCGATGACCAGTACGACTGCCGACGGGCCCGCGGTCGCCGACGAGGACCTGCCCGGGAAGGGCTCCGGTCCGGCCCGGGAGGAAGGCGACCCGTTCGGCGCGGACACGCTGCCCGCTCCCCGGGGTGCCACCCGGGAGCTGCTGGTCTCCCTGCTGACGCCGCTGCGCGCCAGGGTCGTCGTGACGTCCCTGCTGCTGCTCCTCCAGCAGGCCGCCGTGCAGGCGGGGCCGCTGCTGGTCGCGTACGCCATCGACAGCGGGGTGCCCGCGTTCCGGGACCACGACTACGGTCCGCTGGCGGCCGTGGGCATCGGGTACGCCGTCTGCTCGGTGGGTGCGGGAGTGCTCCAGTACGCCTTCATCCGGGCGGCCGCCCGGATCAACCAGGACGTGCTGCTCGATCTGCGGGGACGGATCTTCCGCCACGCGCAGGCGCTGAGCGTCGACTTCCACGAGCGCTACACCTCGGGCCGGCTGATCTCCCGGTCGACCACCGATGTCGAGTCCCTGCGCGAACTGCTGAGCGAGGGGCTCCAGGAACTCGTCGGGGTGATCCTGTCGTTCGTCTCGATCTCCCTGATGCTGCTCTGGCTGGACCTCGGCATCGGGGCCATCGCGGTGGCCTCCTTCGTCCCCCTGTATCTGCTGGTGCGTGGATACCGGCAGCGGGCGGCCAAGGCGTACACGGCACGCTCGACGGCGATCGCCGCGGTCATCGTGAAGTTCGCCGAGACGATGAACGGGATCCGTCCCGTGCAGGCCTTCCGCAGGGAACGGGCCAACGAGAAGGACTTCGCCGTGTCCAACCACGACCACGAGCGGAGGAACGGCGACGCCCTGCTGGAGATGGCCCGCTACGTCGTCGGCTCCCGGCTGGTCGCGAACACGGCGGTGGCGGCGATGGTCCTCTGGGGTGCCTACCGGGTGGCGTCGGACACGC
Proteins encoded in this window:
- a CDS encoding ABC transporter ATP-binding protein, yielding MTSTTADGPAVADEDLPGKGSGPAREEGDPFGADTLPAPRGATRELLVSLLTPLRARVVVTSLLLLLQQAAVQAGPLLVAYAIDSGVPAFRDHDYGPLAAVGIGYAVCSVGAGVLQYAFIRAAARINQDVLLDLRGRIFRHAQALSVDFHERYTSGRLISRSTTDVESLRELLSEGLQELVGVILSFVSISLMLLWLDLGIGAIAVASFVPLYLLVRGYRQRAAKAYTARSTAIAAVIVKFAETMNGIRPVQAFRRERANEKDFAVSNHDHERRNGDALLEMARYVVGSRLVANTAVAAMVLWGAYRVASDTLALGVLAAAVLYLRRLYDPIDRLAMFLNSYQSAAASLEKIAGLLAQEPAVPEPAAPKVLPSVAGEHPGREVTFDGVRFAYRTGGEVLPRFGLTIPAGQTVAVVGSTGAGKSTLAKLLARFYDPTEGRVLLDGTDLRDLATAELRRGVVMVTQEAFLFSGTIAENIAIGRPEATPEEIEHAAKAIGAHDFISSLPDGYDTDVRKRGGRISAGQRQLVAFARALLADPAVLILDEATSSLDVPGERAVQRAMDTVLHGRTAVVIAHRLSTVEIADRVLVMEHGRIVEDGTPADLIGGTGRFAGLHKAWRESLA